One genomic region from Mycobacterium basiliense encodes:
- a CDS encoding aconitate hydratase, which yields MTNKDSVNSFGARDTLQVGDKSYQIYRLDAVPNTKRLPYSLKVLAENLLRNEDGSNITKAHIEAIANWDPQAEPSIEIQYTPARVIMQDFTGVPCIVDLATMREAIGDLGGKPDKVNPLAPADLVIDHSVIADLFGRADAFERNVEIEYQRNGERYQFLRWGQGAFNDFKVVPPGTGIVHQVNIEYLASVVMVRDDAGTATAYPDTCVGTDSHTTMVNGLGVLGWGVGGIEAEAAMLGQPVSMLIPRVVGFKLTGEIQPGVTATDVVLTVTEMLRKHGVVGKFVEFYGEGVAQVPLANRATLGNMSPEFGSTAAIFPVDEETINYLRFTGRSAEQVALVEAYAKEQGMWHDPEHEPVFSEYLELDLSDVVPSIAGPKRPQDRIMLSEAKATFREQITHYVGDSSPSHDAHSKLDEVVEETFPASDPGQLTFADDDVAVTHSAAAHADGRVSKPVTVKSDELGEFVLDHGAVVIAAVTSCTNTSNPEVMLGAALLARNAVDKGLTSKPWVKTTMAPGSQVVNDYYDKAGLWPYLEKLGFYLVGYGCTTCIGNSGPLPEEISKAINDNDLSVTAVLSGNRNFEGRINPDVKMNYLASPPLVVAYALAGTMDFDFDTQPLGRDKDGNDVFLRDIWPSQKDVSDTIASAINQEMFTKNYADVFKGDERWRNLPTPSGNTFEWDQDSTYVRKPPYFEGMTAEPEPVTDITGARVLALLGDSVTTDHISPAGAIKPGTPAAQYLDAHGVDRKDYNSFGSRRGNHEVMIRGTFANIRLRNQLLDDVSGGYTRDFTQDGGPQAFIYDAAQNYAAQNIPLVVLGGKEYGSGSSRDWAAKGTLLLGVRAVIAESFERIHRSNLIGMGVIPLQFPEGESASSLGLDGTETFAITGIDALNSGKTPKTVHVKATKDSGGPIEFDAVVRIDTPGEADYYRNGGILQYVLRNMLKSG from the coding sequence GTGACAAACAAAGATTCGGTGAACTCATTCGGAGCCCGCGACACGCTACAAGTCGGCGACAAGAGTTACCAGATCTATCGTCTCGACGCCGTCCCCAACACGAAGAGACTTCCCTACAGCCTCAAGGTCCTCGCCGAGAATCTGCTGCGCAACGAGGACGGCAGCAACATCACCAAGGCTCACATTGAGGCCATCGCTAACTGGGATCCACAGGCCGAGCCCAGCATCGAGATCCAATACACCCCGGCGCGGGTCATCATGCAAGATTTCACCGGCGTGCCCTGCATCGTCGACCTGGCCACCATGCGTGAGGCGATCGGCGATCTCGGCGGCAAGCCGGACAAGGTCAACCCGTTAGCGCCGGCCGACCTGGTGATCGACCACTCGGTGATCGCCGACTTGTTCGGCCGGGCCGACGCCTTCGAGCGCAACGTCGAGATCGAATACCAACGCAATGGCGAGCGCTACCAGTTCTTGCGCTGGGGCCAGGGCGCTTTCAATGACTTCAAGGTGGTGCCGCCCGGCACCGGAATCGTGCACCAGGTCAACATCGAATACCTGGCCAGCGTGGTGATGGTGCGTGATGATGCCGGAACGGCGACCGCCTATCCCGACACCTGTGTGGGCACCGACTCCCACACCACGATGGTCAACGGCCTCGGCGTTCTCGGCTGGGGCGTGGGTGGCATCGAAGCCGAAGCCGCCATGCTCGGTCAGCCGGTTTCCATGCTGATCCCGCGGGTGGTTGGCTTCAAGCTGACCGGAGAGATTCAGCCAGGCGTGACAGCCACCGACGTCGTGCTGACCGTCACCGAAATGCTGCGCAAGCACGGCGTTGTCGGCAAGTTTGTCGAGTTCTACGGGGAAGGCGTCGCTCAGGTGCCATTGGCCAACCGCGCCACCCTGGGCAACATGAGCCCTGAATTCGGTTCTACCGCAGCAATTTTTCCGGTCGACGAAGAGACAATCAACTATCTGCGGTTCACCGGCCGCTCGGCCGAGCAGGTGGCGCTGGTCGAGGCCTACGCCAAAGAGCAGGGCATGTGGCACGACCCGGAGCACGAGCCGGTGTTCTCCGAATATCTCGAGCTGGATCTGTCCGACGTGGTGCCGTCCATCGCCGGGCCCAAGCGTCCGCAGGATCGAATCATGTTGTCGGAGGCCAAAGCCACGTTCCGCGAACAGATTACCCACTACGTCGGCGACAGCTCCCCGTCGCACGACGCGCACTCCAAGCTCGACGAAGTGGTGGAAGAAACCTTCCCTGCCAGCGACCCCGGCCAACTGACCTTCGCCGACGACGACGTCGCGGTCACGCACTCGGCCGCCGCGCACGCCGATGGCCGGGTGAGCAAACCCGTCACGGTGAAGTCCGACGAACTCGGGGAATTCGTGCTCGACCACGGCGCTGTCGTGATCGCGGCGGTGACCTCGTGCACCAACACCTCCAACCCCGAGGTGATGTTGGGCGCCGCCCTGCTGGCCCGCAACGCTGTCGACAAAGGCTTGACCTCCAAGCCGTGGGTCAAGACCACCATGGCTCCGGGCTCGCAGGTGGTCAACGACTACTACGACAAGGCCGGACTGTGGCCGTACCTCGAGAAGCTCGGCTTCTATCTGGTCGGCTATGGCTGCACCACCTGCATCGGCAACTCCGGCCCGCTACCCGAGGAGATTTCGAAGGCTATCAACGACAACGATCTGTCGGTGACCGCGGTGTTGTCGGGTAACCGCAACTTCGAGGGCCGGATCAACCCCGACGTGAAAATGAACTACCTGGCGTCGCCGCCGCTGGTGGTCGCCTACGCGTTGGCCGGCACCATGGACTTCGACTTCGATACTCAGCCGCTTGGCCGGGACAAAGACGGCAACGACGTCTTCCTGCGTGACATCTGGCCATCGCAAAAGGATGTCTCCGACACCATTGCCTCGGCGATCAATCAGGAGATGTTTACCAAGAACTACGCCGATGTGTTCAAGGGCGACGAGCGCTGGCGCAACCTCCCGACGCCCAGCGGCAACACCTTTGAGTGGGACCAGGATTCGACGTACGTGCGCAAACCGCCCTACTTCGAGGGCATGACGGCCGAACCCGAGCCGGTCACCGACATCACCGGCGCCCGAGTGCTGGCCCTGCTCGGCGATTCGGTGACCACCGACCACATCTCCCCTGCCGGCGCCATCAAGCCGGGCACCCCGGCCGCCCAATACCTGGATGCGCACGGGGTGGACCGCAAGGACTACAACTCCTTCGGTTCGCGGCGGGGCAACCACGAAGTGATGATTCGCGGTACGTTCGCCAATATTCGGCTGCGCAACCAATTGTTGGACGACGTTTCCGGCGGCTACACCCGCGACTTCACCCAAGACGGCGGCCCACAGGCGTTCATCTACGACGCTGCGCAAAACTATGCGGCACAAAATATTCCGCTGGTGGTCCTGGGTGGCAAAGAATACGGGTCGGGTTCGTCGCGGGACTGGGCCGCAAAGGGGACTCTGCTGTTGGGGGTGCGAGCGGTCATCGCCGAGTCGTTCGAACGCATTCACCGCTCCAACTTGATCGGCATGGGCGTCATCCCGCTGCAGTTCCCCGAGGGCGAGTCGGCGTCGTCGCTGGGGCTGGACGGCACCGAAACGTTCGCCATCACCGGCATCGACGCACTCAACAGTGGCAAGACGCCCAAGACGGTGCATGTCAAAGCCACCAAGGACTCGGGCGGGCCCATCGAGTTCGACGCGGTCGTGCGTATCGACACCCCCGGTGAGGCGGACTACTACCGCAACGGCGGCATCCTGCAGTATGTGCTGCGCAACATGCTGAAGTCGGGCTAG
- a CDS encoding Rv1476 family membrane protein yields MTGHDAASQLPLPQTIPFLPAYIPQDVDMTAVKAEVAAIGVSAPEPALPGLVEVVSHAHHEGINLKIVLLDHNPPNDTPLRDIATVVGADYPDATVLALSPNFVGSYSAQFPRVTLEAGEDHSKTGNPVQSAQNFLHELNTPEFPWTGLTIFLLIGVLAAAVGTRFMQLRARQSATSAGDAEVPPERPDRSV; encoded by the coding sequence ATGACCGGGCACGACGCCGCAAGCCAGCTGCCGTTACCCCAGACGATCCCGTTCCTGCCGGCCTACATTCCGCAAGACGTCGATATGACGGCAGTGAAAGCTGAGGTGGCCGCCATCGGGGTCAGCGCGCCGGAGCCAGCCCTGCCGGGACTCGTCGAAGTGGTCAGTCACGCTCATCACGAGGGCATCAACCTCAAGATTGTGCTGCTCGACCACAATCCTCCCAACGACACTCCCTTGCGGGACATTGCGACCGTCGTCGGCGCCGACTACCCGGACGCAACGGTGTTGGCGCTCAGCCCGAACTTTGTCGGCAGCTACAGCGCACAGTTCCCGCGTGTCACGCTCGAGGCGGGCGAAGATCATTCCAAGACCGGTAACCCGGTGCAGTCGGCGCAGAACTTTTTACACGAGCTCAATACCCCCGAGTTTCCCTGGACTGGGTTGACCATTTTCCTGCTGATTGGTGTGCTCGCCGCCGCCGTCGGCACCCGGTTCATGCAGCTCCGCGCCCGGCAATCAGCAACATCTGCCGGCGACGCCGAAGTGCCGCCAGAACGGCCTGATCGGTCAGTCTGA
- the ripA gene encoding NlpC/P60 family peptidoglycan endopeptidase RipA codes for MRRTRRGSASRSAARLVRPAIPSVLSVAMLVSTPGLGTADPGTDTIASLIAEVARANQRLEDLSATVEMEQESVNKAMVEVETAREQAVAAGHQLEVSEQAVQDANAAIGAAQHRFDTFAAATYMNGPSDSYLTATSPDEIIAAATAAKTLAASAQAVMTNLARARTEQVNKESAARLAKQNADRAAADAQASQDAAVAALTDTQRKFDEQREEVNRLAAERDEAQAKLQAARLVAWTSAGGQGAPPSDGMWDPASGPGGGRRWDGWDPTLPMIPSANIPGDPIAVVNQVLGISATSAQVTANMGRKFLEQLGILQPTDTGITNAAAGSASGRIPRVYGRQASEYVIRRGMSQIGVPYSWGGGNAAGPSKGIDSGASITGFDCSGLVLYSFAGVGIKLPHYSGSQYNLGRKIPTAQMRRGDVIFYGPGGSQHVTIYLGDGQMLEAPDIGLKVRVAPVRTSGMTPFVVRYIEY; via the coding sequence ATGAGACGGACCCGCCGTGGCTCTGCTTCACGATCGGCCGCGAGGTTGGTGCGGCCGGCCATTCCGTCGGTCTTGAGTGTGGCGATGTTGGTTTCGACCCCCGGACTGGGCACCGCGGACCCGGGTACCGACACCATCGCGTCCCTGATCGCGGAGGTCGCGAGGGCCAATCAACGGTTAGAGGATCTGAGCGCCACCGTCGAGATGGAGCAAGAGAGCGTCAACAAGGCGATGGTCGAAGTCGAGACCGCCCGGGAGCAGGCCGTTGCCGCCGGACACCAGCTAGAGGTCAGCGAGCAGGCGGTCCAGGATGCCAACGCTGCCATTGGCGCGGCGCAACATCGGTTCGATACGTTCGCGGCGGCCACCTATATGAATGGCCCCTCCGACAGCTACCTGACCGCCACCAGCCCGGACGAGATCATCGCCGCGGCAACTGCCGCCAAGACTTTGGCCGCTAGCGCCCAGGCCGTGATGACCAACCTGGCGCGGGCCCGTACCGAACAAGTGAACAAGGAGTCGGCGGCGCGGCTAGCCAAGCAGAATGCCGACCGGGCCGCCGCCGACGCCCAGGCCAGCCAGGATGCGGCGGTGGCGGCGCTCACCGACACCCAACGGAAGTTCGACGAACAGCGTGAGGAGGTCAATCGCCTGGCCGCCGAGCGCGACGAGGCGCAAGCAAAGCTCCAGGCGGCCAGGCTGGTCGCCTGGACGTCGGCCGGTGGGCAAGGTGCGCCGCCATCGGACGGCATGTGGGACCCCGCATCGGGGCCGGGAGGCGGGCGCCGCTGGGATGGCTGGGACCCCACGCTGCCGATGATTCCCAGCGCCAACATCCCGGGCGACCCGATTGCGGTGGTGAACCAGGTGTTGGGGATCTCGGCTACTTCGGCGCAGGTCACCGCGAACATGGGGCGCAAGTTTCTGGAGCAGCTGGGCATCCTGCAGCCCACCGACACCGGTATCACCAACGCTGCGGCAGGTTCGGCTTCGGGACGGATTCCCCGGGTCTATGGGCGGCAAGCCTCCGAATATGTGATCCGTCGCGGCATGTCGCAGATCGGAGTGCCCTACTCGTGGGGTGGCGGCAACGCCGCCGGCCCCAGTAAAGGAATCGATTCCGGCGCCAGTATCACCGGCTTCGACTGTTCCGGGCTGGTTCTGTATTCGTTCGCCGGGGTAGGCATCAAGTTGCCGCACTACTCCGGCTCGCAATACAACCTGGGCCGCAAGATCCCGACCGCACAGATGCGCCGCGGCGACGTCATCTTCTACGGCCCGGGCGGCAGCCAGCACGTGACCATCTACCTCGGCGACGGCCAGATGCTCGAGGCTCCCGACATCGGTTTGAAGGTCCGCGTTGCGCCGGTGCGGACCAGCGGCATGACGCCCTTCGTGGTCCGTTACATCGAGTACTAA
- the ripB gene encoding NlpC/P60 family peptidoglycan endopeptidase RipB, translating into MRHKRFRLINLAWIIAIATGLLLAVAAPADADPGPWDPTLPATASAGAPGDALAMANASLQATAQATQTTLDLGRQFLGGLGINLGGNPAPSAANTGASRIPRVYGRQAIEYVIRRGGSQMGVPYSWGGGSLQGPSKGVDSGANTVGFDCSGLMRYAFAGVGVLIPRYSGDQYNAGQHIPPDQAKRGDLIFYGPNGSQHVTMYLGNGQMLEASSLAGKVTVSPVRKAGMTPFVTRIIEY; encoded by the coding sequence ATGCGTCACAAACGATTTCGCCTGATCAACCTCGCCTGGATCATCGCGATCGCCACCGGGCTGCTGTTGGCGGTAGCGGCGCCGGCCGATGCCGACCCCGGACCGTGGGATCCGACCTTGCCGGCAACCGCCAGTGCGGGTGCCCCTGGCGATGCGCTGGCCATGGCCAACGCGTCGTTACAGGCCACCGCCCAGGCCACCCAGACCACGCTGGACCTGGGCCGGCAATTTCTGGGCGGGCTAGGGATCAACCTGGGGGGCAACCCCGCCCCCAGCGCCGCCAACACCGGCGCAAGCCGGATCCCGCGGGTCTACGGCCGCCAGGCGATCGAGTATGTAATCCGCCGGGGTGGTTCGCAGATGGGGGTTCCGTACTCCTGGGGTGGCGGCAGCCTGCAGGGTCCCAGCAAGGGCGTCGACTCCGGGGCCAATACCGTCGGCTTCGACTGCTCGGGTCTGATGCGATACGCCTTTGCCGGGGTGGGAGTGCTGATCCCGCGCTACTCCGGTGACCAGTACAACGCGGGCCAGCATATTCCACCCGACCAGGCCAAGCGTGGCGACCTGATCTTCTACGGGCCGAACGGCAGTCAACACGTCACCATGTACCTGGGCAATGGGCAGATGCTCGAGGCAAGCAGCCTCGCCGGCAAAGTCACGGTCAGTCCGGTGCGCAAGGCGGGAATGACGCCGTTCGTGACTAGGATCATCGAGTACTAA